A stretch of Romeriopsis navalis LEGE 11480 DNA encodes these proteins:
- a CDS encoding iron uptake porin, whose protein sequence is MNSSEMGVRIKMVKVLNSLLAASVASAAVLVAGAAQANEPTSVSSLEQLSQYSQEGQNNATASVTSVSQLSDVRPTDWAFQALQSLVERYGCIAGYPDKTYRGNRAMTRYEFAAGLNACMDRVNELIAAATNDMASKQDLATLQKLQEDFAAELATLRGRVDAVEAKVATLEKQQFSTTTKLSGEVVFGISDEFGTNNDNETVFQDRVRLTLNTSFTGKDLLITRLAAGNGNNFNLNGEEPLGTQASINFGNTGGNNVAVDWLAYYADLGDKVTGYVAAFGGLLYDFAPTVSAMDTGDDGNGTISFFGQRNPIYTMGGGSGAGLTYELGGGLKVSGGYFAANAANPASGNGLFQGDNSILGQITYQPENSPFALAATYVSGYNETGALFGAGGGGGFTGTSFSNNLNAAFAGPTKVNAYGVSGTMNISKNIAVSAFGLYANADEIGDGLGSNDVWSYGGSVGFKDFGKKGNLLGFVVGAQPYAPGARQGAGGVQIGRAGTVAPLHVEGFYKYQLNDKISITPGVIWVKDPGQAETDDILIGTLRTTFSF, encoded by the coding sequence ATGAATTCTTCTGAAATGGGTGTGAGGATCAAAATGGTAAAAGTACTTAATTCACTTCTGGCTGCTTCCGTAGCTAGCGCGGCTGTATTGGTCGCTGGTGCAGCTCAAGCAAATGAGCCCACCTCTGTCTCTTCCTTGGAGCAACTGTCCCAGTACAGCCAAGAAGGTCAGAACAATGCAACTGCTAGCGTCACTTCGGTTTCGCAGCTTTCTGATGTTCGTCCGACTGACTGGGCTTTCCAAGCACTGCAGTCCTTGGTTGAGCGTTACGGCTGTATCGCTGGTTATCCTGATAAGACATACCGTGGCAACCGCGCGATGACTCGTTATGAGTTCGCCGCTGGTTTGAACGCATGTATGGATCGCGTTAACGAGTTGATTGCAGCAGCAACCAACGACATGGCATCCAAGCAAGACTTGGCGACTTTGCAGAAGCTTCAGGAAGATTTTGCAGCTGAGCTTGCAACACTTCGTGGCCGTGTCGATGCGGTAGAAGCAAAAGTTGCAACTCTTGAGAAGCAGCAGTTCTCCACAACGACTAAGCTTTCTGGCGAAGTTGTCTTTGGGATTAGCGATGAGTTTGGGACTAACAACGATAACGAGACTGTCTTCCAAGACCGTGTGCGTTTGACTTTGAACACCAGCTTCACTGGCAAAGACTTGTTGATCACTCGTTTGGCAGCTGGTAACGGCAACAACTTTAACCTGAACGGTGAAGAGCCCCTCGGCACTCAAGCTAGCATCAACTTTGGTAACACAGGCGGTAACAACGTTGCCGTTGACTGGTTGGCTTACTACGCTGACCTCGGCGACAAAGTAACTGGTTATGTTGCAGCTTTCGGTGGTCTTCTGTATGACTTCGCGCCAACTGTCAGCGCGATGGATACTGGGGACGACGGCAATGGCACAATCTCGTTCTTCGGCCAGCGTAACCCGATCTACACCATGGGTGGTGGTTCCGGTGCTGGTTTGACTTACGAATTGGGCGGCGGCCTCAAGGTTAGTGGTGGTTACTTCGCGGCTAACGCGGCTAACCCAGCTAGCGGCAACGGCTTGTTCCAAGGCGACAACAGCATCTTGGGTCAGATCACTTACCAGCCCGAGAACAGCCCCTTCGCTTTGGCAGCAACATACGTTAGCGGCTACAACGAAACTGGTGCTCTGTTCGGCGCCGGTGGTGGCGGTGGTTTCACTGGTACTAGCTTCTCTAACAACCTGAATGCAGCATTCGCTGGCCCGACTAAGGTCAACGCTTACGGTGTGTCCGGTACGATGAACATCAGCAAGAACATTGCTGTAAGTGCATTCGGTCTGTACGCTAACGCTGATGAAATCGGTGACGGCCTCGGCAGCAACGATGTTTGGAGCTACGGCGGTAGCGTCGGCTTCAAGGACTTCGGCAAGAAGGGCAACTTGCTCGGCTTCGTTGTTGGTGCACAGCCTTACGCTCCTGGTGCTCGTCAGGGCGCTGGTGGTGTACAGATTGGCCGTGCTGGCACAGTTGCACCTCTCCACGTTGAGGGCTTCTACAAGTACCAGTTGAACGATAAGATCTCCATCACTCCTGGTGTTATCTGGGTTAAAGATCCAGGCCAAGCCGAGACTGATGACATCTTGATCGGTACTCTTCGTACAACTTTCTCCTTCTAG
- a CDS encoding photosystem II reaction center protein J: protein MFQNGRIPLWLVATVAGTGVLVVLGLFFYGSYAGIGSSI from the coding sequence GTGTTTCAAAACGGAAGAATCCCGTTGTGGTTAGTTGCAACGGTCGCTGGTACTGGTGTCTTAGTGGTGCTCGGTCTATTTTTCTACGGTTCGTATGCAGGCATTGGTTCTTCGATTTAA
- a CDS encoding photosystem II reaction center protein L: protein MDRSPNPNKQSVELNRTSLYLGLLLIFVLGILFSSYFFN, encoded by the coding sequence ATGGATCGATCACCAAATCCAAATAAACAGTCCGTTGAGCTCAACCGTACTTCGTTGTACTTGGGTCTGCTGTTGATTTTTGTGTTAGGTATTTTGTTCTCTAGTTATTTCTTCAACTAG
- the psbF gene encoding cytochrome b559 subunit beta, translated as MTSNNPNEPTVYPIFTVRWLAVHTLGVPSVFFLGAIAAMQFIQR; from the coding sequence ATGACGAGTAATAATCCAAACGAACCCACCGTTTATCCAATTTTTACGGTCCGCTGGTTGGCGGTTCACACCTTGGGTGTGCCTTCCGTGTTCTTCCTGGGCGCGATCGCTGCAATGCAATTTATTCAACGATAG
- the psbE gene encoding cytochrome b559 subunit alpha, translating to MAGTTGERPFGDIVTSIRYWVIHSVTIPMLFLAGWLFVQTGLAYDAFGTPRPNEYYPVARQEQLPILNNRQGAKNQMDQFLQQK from the coding sequence ATGGCAGGTACTACTGGTGAGCGCCCTTTTGGCGATATTGTTACGAGTATTCGCTACTGGGTAATCCATAGCGTTACAATTCCGATGTTATTTTTGGCTGGGTGGTTATTTGTCCAAACGGGTTTGGCCTATGACGCCTTCGGTACGCCGCGCCCGAATGAGTATTATCCGGTTGCCCGCCAAGAGCAGCTTCCAATTCTGAATAATCGCCAAGGTGCGAAGAATCAGATGGATCAGTTCCTACAGCAAAAGTAG